The following are from one region of the Salvelinus fontinalis isolate EN_2023a chromosome 5, ASM2944872v1, whole genome shotgun sequence genome:
- the LOC129855305 gene encoding zinc finger matrin-type protein 3-like isoform X2: MMALHVKNRDAAYYQSADYYRNSVPLNYRNNRHYFARLPGPESMLTPSMSLFGQQQPLFQPMPPTHTLGPPPQTLRPSTPVVVAPDPLLFPLYSPLSAKPPAHLQLMQGLPCPVPPPTAQVALSTKPQEEEAQIGATDQDATLDELCKPLYCKLCNVTLNSAQQAQAHYQGKNHSKKLRNFYAGSQQLPAIRIPEVIEPVSQQPLTTPPTESVTPKQPVSFNGASRVILATENDYCKLCDASFSSPAVAQAHYQGKNHAKRLRLAEAQQSSSIIESNECVQRRPKKEGSEYKLIKNRRTSQVPPAMPAPYYNPRPRQRIPRDLAMCVTPSGQFYCSMCNSGASEEADFRLHLESKQHKSKVSEQRYRSEMENLGYT; encoded by the exons ATGATGGCGTTACATGTCAAGAATAGAGATGCTGCTTATTATCAAAGTGCCGATTATTACAGAAATTCGGTGCCTTTAAACTATCGGAATAACAGACATTATTTCGCCCGGTTACCAG GACCAGAGTCTATGCTGACGCCTTCAATGAGCCTTTTTGGCCAGCAACAGCCGTTGTTCCAGCCAATGCCTCCTACACATACCCTTGGACCCCCTCCACAGACCCTCAGGCCGTCTACACCAGTGGTAGTGGCCCCGGACCCCCTCCTTTTCCCCCTCTACAGCCCTCTGTCTGCCAAACCACCCGCTCACCTCCAGCTGATGCAGGGCCTCCCTTGCCCTGTCCCACCTCCAACTGCCCAGGTGGCCCTCAGCACCAAGCCCCAGGAGGAAGAGGCTCAGATCGGGGCCACAGACCAGGACGCTACCTTGGATGAGCTGTGTAAGCCTCTGTACTGCAAACTGTGCAACGTCACCCTCAACTCTGCCCAGCAGGCACAGGCCCACTACCAG GGTAAAAACCACAGTAAGAAGCTGAGAAATTTTTATGCAGGCAGCCAGCAGCTGCCTGCCATCAGGATTCCGGAGGTAATAGAACCAGTTTCCCAGCAACCCCTCACGACTCCACCAACTGAGAGTGTAACTCCAAAACAG CCGGTGTCATTTAACGGTGCCAGCAGGGTGATCTTAGCCACGGAGAACGACTACTGCAAGCTGTGTGACGCCTCGTTCAGCTCACCTGCCGTGGCTCAGGCACACTACCAGGGCAAGAACCATGCCAAGAGACTGCGGCTGGCTGAAGCCCAGCAGAGCAGTAGCATCAT AGAGTCAAATGAGTGTGTCCAGAGGCGTCCGAAGAAAGAGGGGAGCGAGTACAAGTTGATCAAGAACCGCAGGACCTCACAGGTGCCCCCTGCCATGCCAG CCCCCTACTACAACCCACGGCCCAGGCAGAGGATCcccagagacctggccatgtgtgTGACGCCCAGCGGCCAGTTCTACTGCTCCATGTGCAATTCTGGGGCCAGCGAGGAGGCCGACTTCCGCCTTCACCTGGAGAGCAAGCAGCACAAGAGCAAGGTGTCGGAGCAGCGCTACCGCAGCGAGATGGAGAATCTGGGCTACACTTAG
- the LOC129855305 gene encoding zinc finger matrin-type protein 3-like isoform X3 has translation MNTVDDCSSCFLPMLYSHYMAIISVESSLIHTLPSLHWPSGPESMLTPSMSLFGQQQPLFQPMPPTHTLGPPPQTLRPSTPVVVAPDPLLFPLYSPLSAKPPAHLQLMQGLPCPVPPPTAQVALSTKPQEEEAQIGATDQDATLDELCKPLYCKLCNVTLNSAQQAQAHYQGKNHSKKLRNFYAGSQQLPAIRIPEVIEPVSQQPLTTPPTESVTPKQPVSFNGASRVILATENDYCKLCDASFSSPAVAQAHYQGKNHAKRLRLAEAQQSSSIIESNECVQRRPKKEGSEYKLIKNRRTSQVPPAMPDQM, from the exons ATGAACACAGTTGATGACTGTAGTTCTTGCTTCCTCCCAATGTTATACAGCCATTACATGGCTATAATAAGTGTAGAATCCAGTCTAATACATACTTTGCCATCATTGCATTGGCCCTCAGGACCAGAGTCTATGCTGACGCCTTCAATGAGCCTTTTTGGCCAGCAACAGCCGTTGTTCCAGCCAATGCCTCCTACACATACCCTTGGACCCCCTCCACAGACCCTCAGGCCGTCTACACCAGTGGTAGTGGCCCCGGACCCCCTCCTTTTCCCCCTCTACAGCCCTCTGTCTGCCAAACCACCCGCTCACCTCCAGCTGATGCAGGGCCTCCCTTGCCCTGTCCCACCTCCAACTGCCCAGGTGGCCCTCAGCACCAAGCCCCAGGAGGAAGAGGCTCAGATCGGGGCCACAGACCAGGACGCTACCTTGGATGAGCTGTGTAAGCCTCTGTACTGCAAACTGTGCAACGTCACCCTCAACTCTGCCCAGCAGGCACAGGCCCACTACCAG GGTAAAAACCACAGTAAGAAGCTGAGAAATTTTTATGCAGGCAGCCAGCAGCTGCCTGCCATCAGGATTCCGGAGGTAATAGAACCAGTTTCCCAGCAACCCCTCACGACTCCACCAACTGAGAGTGTAACTCCAAAACAG CCGGTGTCATTTAACGGTGCCAGCAGGGTGATCTTAGCCACGGAGAACGACTACTGCAAGCTGTGTGACGCCTCGTTCAGCTCACCTGCCGTGGCTCAGGCACACTACCAGGGCAAGAACCATGCCAAGAGACTGCGGCTGGCTGAAGCCCAGCAGAGCAGTAGCATCAT AGAGTCAAATGAGTGTGTCCAGAGGCGTCCGAAGAAAGAGGGGAGCGAGTACAAGTTGATCAAGAACCGCAGGACCTCACAGGTGCCCCCTGCCATGCCAG ATCAGATGTAA
- the LOC129855305 gene encoding zinc finger matrin-type protein 3-like isoform X1 yields the protein MNTVDDCSSCFLPMLYSHYMAIISVESSLIHTLPSLHWPSGPESMLTPSMSLFGQQQPLFQPMPPTHTLGPPPQTLRPSTPVVVAPDPLLFPLYSPLSAKPPAHLQLMQGLPCPVPPPTAQVALSTKPQEEEAQIGATDQDATLDELCKPLYCKLCNVTLNSAQQAQAHYQGKNHSKKLRNFYAGSQQLPAIRIPEVIEPVSQQPLTTPPTESVTPKQPVSFNGASRVILATENDYCKLCDASFSSPAVAQAHYQGKNHAKRLRLAEAQQSSSIIESNECVQRRPKKEGSEYKLIKNRRTSQVPPAMPAPYYNPRPRQRIPRDLAMCVTPSGQFYCSMCNSGASEEADFRLHLESKQHKSKVSEQRYRSEMENLGYT from the exons ATGAACACAGTTGATGACTGTAGTTCTTGCTTCCTCCCAATGTTATACAGCCATTACATGGCTATAATAAGTGTAGAATCCAGTCTAATACATACTTTGCCATCATTGCATTGGCCCTCAGGACCAGAGTCTATGCTGACGCCTTCAATGAGCCTTTTTGGCCAGCAACAGCCGTTGTTCCAGCCAATGCCTCCTACACATACCCTTGGACCCCCTCCACAGACCCTCAGGCCGTCTACACCAGTGGTAGTGGCCCCGGACCCCCTCCTTTTCCCCCTCTACAGCCCTCTGTCTGCCAAACCACCCGCTCACCTCCAGCTGATGCAGGGCCTCCCTTGCCCTGTCCCACCTCCAACTGCCCAGGTGGCCCTCAGCACCAAGCCCCAGGAGGAAGAGGCTCAGATCGGGGCCACAGACCAGGACGCTACCTTGGATGAGCTGTGTAAGCCTCTGTACTGCAAACTGTGCAACGTCACCCTCAACTCTGCCCAGCAGGCACAGGCCCACTACCAG GGTAAAAACCACAGTAAGAAGCTGAGAAATTTTTATGCAGGCAGCCAGCAGCTGCCTGCCATCAGGATTCCGGAGGTAATAGAACCAGTTTCCCAGCAACCCCTCACGACTCCACCAACTGAGAGTGTAACTCCAAAACAG CCGGTGTCATTTAACGGTGCCAGCAGGGTGATCTTAGCCACGGAGAACGACTACTGCAAGCTGTGTGACGCCTCGTTCAGCTCACCTGCCGTGGCTCAGGCACACTACCAGGGCAAGAACCATGCCAAGAGACTGCGGCTGGCTGAAGCCCAGCAGAGCAGTAGCATCAT AGAGTCAAATGAGTGTGTCCAGAGGCGTCCGAAGAAAGAGGGGAGCGAGTACAAGTTGATCAAGAACCGCAGGACCTCACAGGTGCCCCCTGCCATGCCAG CCCCCTACTACAACCCACGGCCCAGGCAGAGGATCcccagagacctggccatgtgtgTGACGCCCAGCGGCCAGTTCTACTGCTCCATGTGCAATTCTGGGGCCAGCGAGGAGGCCGACTTCCGCCTTCACCTGGAGAGCAAGCAGCACAAGAGCAAGGTGTCGGAGCAGCGCTACCGCAGCGAGATGGAGAATCTGGGCTACACTTAG